TGGATTATGAAATAGAGATGCGGCAACTGCAAATCGAATTACTCAAACTGCAGAAGCATGTAAGAAAAAACGATCTGCGCCTCCTCATGATCTTCGAGGGCCGTGATGCAGCCGGCAAGGGTGGTACTATCAAGCGCATCACTGAACATCTTAATCCGCGTGGTGCTCGCGTCGTAGCTCTGGAAAAACCCAGCGACCGGGAGCGAAACCAGTGGTACTTTCAACGGTATATCCAGCATCTTCCAACCAGTGGCGAAATAGTTCTCCTGGATCGCAGTTGGTATAACCGAGCCATGGTTGAGCCCATCATGGGGTTTTGCACTGATGAACAAAACAAACGCTTTTTGAAAGATGTTCCTATGTTTGAACAAATGCTGGTAAAAGATGGGATCAAACTTTTCAAGTTTTATTTCTCGGTTTCCAAGGAAGTCCAGCTGGCCAGATTTAAAGCACGTGAGACAGACCCCTTGAAACAGTACAAGATATCGCCAGTAGATATGGAAGCTCAGAATCTCTGGGATCAATATTCGGTGAAGAAATTTCAGATGATCTCAGAGACCAACCGGACGGTGGCTCCCTGGACTATCATCCGCTCTGACCATAAAAAGAATGCCCGGCTCAATACCATCAAATTCATTCTGCAAAATATTGACTACTCTGAAAAACTTGCAAGTGAGAACTTCGTGACTGATCCTGAAATAGTCATTTCCGG
This Candidatus Neomarinimicrobiota bacterium DNA region includes the following protein-coding sequences:
- the ppk2 gene encoding polyphosphate kinase 2; this translates as MEKAPTPRKATSSNGTKASKPAVRTSATKTPAPVVPAKTTKNPVKVKLHEGTALKNIHGADSKGRVAIYVKKKTLDYEIEMRQLQIELLKLQKHVRKNDLRLLMIFEGRDAAGKGGTIKRITEHLNPRGARVVALEKPSDRERNQWYFQRYIQHLPTSGEIVLLDRSWYNRAMVEPIMGFCTDEQNKRFLKDVPMFEQMLVKDGIKLFKFYFSVSKEVQLARFKARETDPLKQYKISPVDMEAQNLWDQYSVKKFQMISETNRTVAPWTIIRSDHKKNARLNTIKFILQNIDYSEKLASENFVTDPEIVISGIDELKLMEDLLMTPEKLPG